One window of Nocardia sp. NBC_00508 genomic DNA carries:
- a CDS encoding winged helix-turn-helix domain-containing protein: MRKMGAAAARRTALAAQGFGARKPGRATRRSVLGVLDRTQLLQLDSVSAVVRAHYAPVFSRIGPYDRALLDQAAWSNGVRRPRALVEYWAHEAALIPVQDWPLLRWRMRRYEHGRWAGMRKVVERNPTLGKDILDVITDVGPATAGEVERHLELDKPRPKGSWWNLSDTKMICEQLFAAGALSVAARVGFTRHYDLAERVIPPDVLARRVSEQDAVRELILRAATAHGIGTEADLRDYYRLQRTQTEPAIADLVDAGELIPVEVAGWAKPAYLRAGASTPRRIDGAALLCPFDPLIFFRARTERIFDFHYRIEIYTPEHKRVHGYYVFPFLLNGELVGRVDLRAERASGRLWVPAAFAEPGYDTPATAHALTGALRELADWLELDEVAIGDRGDLAPLL, translated from the coding sequence ATGCGGAAGATGGGTGCGGCGGCGGCGCGTCGAACGGCTTTGGCGGCGCAGGGTTTCGGGGCGCGCAAGCCCGGTCGGGCGACCAGGCGATCGGTGCTCGGCGTGTTGGATAGAACGCAGCTGTTGCAGCTGGATTCGGTGTCGGCGGTGGTGCGGGCGCATTACGCGCCGGTGTTCAGCCGAATCGGTCCCTACGATCGCGCCCTGCTCGATCAGGCCGCATGGAGCAACGGCGTGCGGCGCCCGCGCGCACTGGTCGAGTACTGGGCGCACGAGGCCGCGCTCATCCCGGTGCAGGACTGGCCGCTGCTGCGCTGGCGGATGCGGCGCTACGAGCACGGGCGCTGGGCCGGTATGCGCAAGGTGGTGGAGCGCAATCCCACCTTGGGCAAGGACATCCTGGATGTGATCACCGACGTGGGCCCGGCCACCGCCGGTGAGGTGGAGCGCCATCTCGAGCTGGACAAGCCGCGGCCCAAGGGCTCCTGGTGGAATCTCAGCGACACCAAGATGATCTGCGAGCAGCTTTTCGCCGCGGGCGCGCTTTCTGTGGCCGCCCGCGTCGGGTTCACCAGGCATTACGACCTCGCGGAGCGGGTGATCCCGCCGGATGTGCTGGCGCGTCGCGTTTCCGAGCAGGACGCGGTGCGGGAGCTGATACTTCGGGCGGCCACCGCGCACGGCATCGGCACCGAGGCCGACCTGCGCGACTACTACCGCCTACAGCGCACCCAGACCGAGCCGGCCATCGCCGATCTGGTGGACGCGGGCGAGTTGATCCCGGTGGAGGTGGCGGGCTGGGCGAAACCGGCCTATCTGCGGGCCGGGGCGTCCACGCCGCGCCGCATCGACGGCGCCGCGCTGTTGTGCCCGTTCGATCCGCTGATCTTCTTCCGCGCTCGCACGGAGCGGATCTTCGACTTCCACTACCGGATCGAGATCTATACGCCGGAACACAAACGGGTACACGGCTATTACGTCTTCCCATTCCTGTTGAACGGCGAACTCGTCGGCCGCGTCGACCTGCGCGCCGAACGCGCGAGCGGTCGGCTGTGGGTGCCCGCCGCGTTCGCCGAACCCGGGTACGACACTCCGGCCACCGCGCATGCGCTCACCGGTGCGCTGCGGGAACTGGCCGACTGGCTCGAACTCGACGAGGTGGCGATCGGGGACCGGGGCGATCTCGCCCCGCTGCTGTAG